The Bombus vancouverensis nearcticus chromosome 3, iyBomVanc1_principal, whole genome shotgun sequence genomic sequence CAGAGTTTGCAGAATGAAGGTGTCACTGTTCAGAATGATGGTCAAGCAAAAGGTACAttcaattcaatatttaaaaactgTTATAAAGttcataatttataaattttattgtattttactaTAGAGGCAGGAGATTTGCCGGATGGCGTCCATAGTGATAGAAATCCTCCTGTTCTTGGCCTTGGACTAGACCCCATAAAAGTTCGGCCTAATTTCCTCCAAACCTTGTACGCTATGCTTCGCCTAAGGATACTTAGACTCATCAGGAACATTCAGTTATTGTACTTCACTATCTTCGCGCCTCTTCTTCTAGTAGTCGTTGGCCTCCATTTAAATAGCATTGAAACAGTTGAAATCAAAATGCAATCTCTTACATTGAATACTGGtatgttttaaaataattacatttttatgaatttagAAAATTTAGTGTCTACTTTAGTCTaccgttttttcttttacagataCTTATGGAAATGAGACTAAACTTTTGTACGCGAATAATACCGACCATGATATCACAAATTTAATCGATGGAATAAATCAAGATGTGAAGTACATTGAAGAGTATTACGGGAATTTTGCAAATTTGTTAAAAATCGCACCGCATATGTCTGCTTTCAATATCAATGAATATAGTCTGTCCAGGATCAATTTGACTGTCGCATATAATGATACCATGCAACATTCCCTACCAATTTTAATAAACTTGTTATCAAACACTTATTACAGGTACAgtcaataatttattaataatttaaatttaattaaataaaataaaattaattattaataatttaatttaattaaaaattaaatcgtAGATTTAAATAACCACgtataaaattcatttattttattccaatTAGATTACTCTCAAATGAAAACAATTTAAAACCGATTGAAGTTAAGACACATCCTTTCCAACAAACTTCTCAGCCACAGGGATTCAATATTGGCACAGCGAGTACCGCACTGTTTATTGGAATGAATTTTGTATTGTTGCCAATAACTTTAGTTGTGGACGTGGTCTATGATCGTGAAGTAAGTCTTGTTTTTATtaatgacattttttaaataaatgcttGCTATTTAAAAGCAATACTCCTTATGGTATCTGTTATTTTCAGATAAAAGCGAAGAATCAGCTTCGTGTGAATGGTCTGTCATTTTCGATGTACTTTCTGACGTACTTTATTGTACTTGTCGGCCTGATGTTTTTCATCTGTTTATGTATTCTTGGCATCATATTTCTCTTTGACGTGCCTTCGCTTCAAGAAGTACCAGCGCTCATCACCCTAGCCGGTCTTTTCATGCTTTATTGCCCATCATCCATTCTATTCTCTACGTGTTTGAGTTACATCTTTGACAAGATGGATTCCGCTCAAAGCATTTTGCCCAATATTGCAACTTTCATTGGACTTATACCGTTTATACTAGTCACGATTCTTGACATGCTGGGTCTTAGTAAGTTATACATTCAATTTAACACTTCAGAGATTAAATTGTTTAGATATCGCTCCCAATTTTTATTAAGACTTTTATGTATAAATGAAtatgaaaataatgaaatacatttgtttaaatattacaatttattaccaCGGATTAATTAAAAATCTTCTTAGGTGGAACAGCAGCGTTTGTTTTACACGTAATTTTTTCTCTACTGAACACATTGTACGTACCATATGCTGCAGTGTATTATGTAGAAAGAGTACATCTAATGTGCTCTATCAATGCTGCTTGCCATCATCTGACTATGTCTGATTATTTAACCACGGAGATCATTCTAATGGCCTTTGGCGTGCTTCTGCATTGTCCGGTGTGGTTCTTCGTGCTTTTACTGTTGGACATTAAAAAGAGTGGTGGCAATGTTAGTGATGTATTAAAGTATTTCCTGGTTAGTGTATAATTGATATAATGggttgaaaattgaaatataaaactgttccattaaaaaatatttcttgtcATTTCTAGCGTAATGGCGGTTCAATTGGTGAAGAAATAATGGAGAACTCTGATATTGGAGAACATGAAGATGCAGACGTTAAAGCAGAAAAACAAAAAGTTTTTAATCTCATTACTTCATCTGCCGTTCAAGAACCACCTGTAGTTCTAGTACaggtattattttattatatattattttcattattataatgTATTCATATTATACAACTaaagttaaatatttattagaacTTGAGAAAGGAGTACCGACAGCAGGATACAGGTTCATGTAGTTGCTGTTCAAAACAAGATGAAGAAGCTAGCCAAATACAACGAAAAGTTGCTGTAAGGAATCTTTCGTTAGCGGTTGAGCCAGGAGAAGTGTTCGGTTTGCTGGGCCACAATGGTGCTGGAAAAACGACGACAATGAAGATTATCATAGCTGAAGAAGCGGCCACTCGAGGCAGAGTACAGATCGGTGGTCATAATATTAATTCAAGTATGACAGAAGCTTTCAAACAAATGGGATACTGTCCCCAACATGATGCTCAATGGAAGAATATTACCGTTAGGGAACATTTAGAATCTTACGCCGCGATTCGTGGTGTACCATGGAGTGATATTGGCAGGTAATTAATTCGACCCATTCGAATATCTGTACAattcttaaataaatatttagtaaaaaattacaaaCAAGAACAAAGTTCCatattatagaatcgtagatttATACCTCACCGGTTTGCAAATTCATGAGCACGCCGATAAACAAGCTCATGAGTGTTCGGGTGGAACTAGAAGGAAACTTAGTTTTGCCATGGCAATGATCGGAGGTCCAAAAGTTGTTCTAATGGACGAACCTAGTGCAGGAATGGATCCTAGGTCAAAGAGGTTTTTATGGGATACAATCCTTGCTAGTTTCCAGGTTTGTTCCTCTACTGAAACTTGTCATTTCCTATAACACACGATTGTTGAAGGTTATTTCattattgataaattttttttaatagggTGGTAGAGGAGCAATTCTTACCACTCATTCAATGGAGGAAGCTGATGCTCTTTGTTCTAGAGTGGGTATAATGGTAAAAGGAGAGTTAAGATGTATTGGTTCTACTCAACATCTGAAGAATTTATATGGTGCAGGCTATACCCTCGAAATGAAACTTTTAGGCGGTGATTGTACACCAACGACACCGTCCGGTGATAGGATTACGATTCTGAAAGAATTTGTTTCCAGTCTTTTTCCAGATGCAACTCTCGAAGAAAGCTTTGCCGACAGATTAGTTTTTGCTGTTCCCCAACATGCAGTTACCTCGCTGGCCGAGTGTTTTACGCAGTTGGAGAAAGGTAAACATTGAATAAACGATTCAATTATCATACATTacgtaattaaattaattgaaacttTTATTATTAGCCAAGCTCGAGCTGGATATCGAAGAGTATAGCTTCAGCCAAACCACTTTGGAGCAAGTTTTCCTTAAATTTTCCCACTATGACGAATCTAACTCGGGAGAATGATGACTCATACAAATGAGTGTATTTATTCCCATGTGTTGTATAGTGAAATACTCATGGAACTGCTCAAGTTGTGCAAAAAgtgtaaaaaatgttattcttatTGGAAGAAGTGATTTGTTCTTTAGTGTTCCCACATACTATTGAAAATCACAATGACAGAGACAATTTCTGCATTCTAAAATATCAAGAGTATTctaataattacataaaagGACCTTATATTATCTTTGGATGTGCTGACTTTGAAGATTACCATATAAACCATATTTTGATCTTCAACGATTCTGTGAATGAAAGAAAACGTATTTTTACGGTATACATCGATCGACCTAATTGctaaaaaaaagaattacatattttttttgtGCCGATGTATCGTATTGTTACGTTCGTCAGAATTAAACAGTGACTTCCTGCAGGTAATGTCGTGAGATAAATGGACATATGTGTAAAATTCATTGAGCTGTAAATAGTGGGAAACTGTGGACGATTTATTCGATTGTCAGCAAAAAAACAGTACTAATACTATTTAAACAGTAATATtcataattttgaaattatattgtaatatagTCTATTATTCAATTCCTACGAATATTACGAATAGGTCTCACAATTAATATTGCTGTGGAATTGGAACGTTATTATCatcattataaatataatattaaatattgacaGGGAAGAGAACAAGGATCCAAGGATCAATATTAAATTCTTTTTAAATGGAGTGAATTCAATGAATTACCTATCTACATTGATAAACGTAGGAAGAAAACACCTGTATATTCATTTTAGTGATATTTATGATTGCTCGCAATTATTTCGGGCACTGTTAAAAGGAATGGCACCGTTGTTCAGAAAGGGTGCTATTATAGCGAAAAAAGCTACGTAATATACAATCGGGTGATTTAATTTGAGCGTATAAAGTAGTGTGTAGTACGTATTTATAAATACTTCTCCAGCTCGTTTATGGTCTTTACTGAAGCCTTTTGAATAATGAGAAAAAGAGATGATAGGTTGTTAATCTTGCCTCGGTAGAATGTGacgataataatttaatatgaaaCTTCTGTGGCAGAAGCAATCGAAATATAATGGAACAACTTGAATTCAGTAAAGTACATTATAGGAAATTTTTAATAGTCCATGAATGATTTAACAATTTCtgttaaaaaaatttcattattataaaattatttataaatatctctttatataattttctattccgcgttataatttaattatttatttcccaATGGTTTTAGTTTTtcaaaaaatactttattttgcTGCAAATGCAAATATTGAGTAAATGAGATAGTCTGAACAAAACGAGTTGATACTGAGAAAAGAGCAAAACCTAAAAAACAAGAATTTTGTATTGCATTATGTAAAGCTACATTAAATTTAACTCTTGTTAGAAGTGAATTTCATAAGTAGAACTAAAAAGGGCTAGATATCTTGTTTTATATGATCAGTTTTCAAGCATAACCAAGAGAGCCTGGTATGTGTCAAGAGTAATTCATTTGAAACGTAAAAAAGAAAAgcttaaaaaaaaattagttgaaatgttatgaaaaaaatatgtgCTCTCAAGATGTCCCATcagaaaacaaatttttttagaTATCTATGTGCGTACACTCGATCTTCCGTGATTAAAAAAAACTTTAAAATATTGAACGGAAGGAATAGTAAGAATACTGTTTGGAGGActgaatgaaatattttgtagATTATAGTGCATAGGtagacaaaaaataaaaatttcattgtgTAAGGGGGTAttgatttttgtaaataaaattcagTGTAAGAAGGATTCTTACATCTATAGGAAATGTAAAATGAAGAGGAAACGTGCGTTGGGCGTACGCGCATTTATAAAGGGATTGTGTACGCACAATTCTTGTTCTAGCTAATACTACATCAATATACAATTTAGTCAATTATGGAATTAACTTGAATGAAAGGAAAAACTGCAGATAATTTTAtgaacattatatatatatatataaatatataaatacatgtatatttatatatttatataaaacatgatatatacatatatgtatgccGTTTTTTAACACCGATTATGTTTTAAGTATATCACGATTACAAGATACGGGAATATTATAAAACATTCCTAAACACAAGTACTGTTGCTACATTATGAAATAGAACATAACTTGCATTCACGCTAAgcgatttttatttctttttgtctGTAGCCATATCTACATTATATCTTCTCTGCTCATATTAATCGCCACTTTTTGGCTTTTCCTGTTACGACTCGTTCATATTTGTCGAGCTTTTCACATCGatcgatatatatgtatatatacatataataaattatatatatatatattaatgatatatatttatatttatgtaattaaaGAGTTTGCAATGAGAATGTGACCATTGATCCTTAGATTATCTCAAATTTTATTAGACTAATTCGCGAATTATTCGATTTAATcataaataaaacataaaagtacttctaatttaaaataaaaagactTCAAATTTCTCTATAAGAACAATTTTATTGTTACAAATAggtgatattattattaaaactaGATTTCGAAGTTTCTTTCAAATATAGAAAtcaattattatcaattattatcaaGAATTAAATCAAAGAATTAATATAAAGGTGTAGAATTCATAATTTGCTTTTAGTGCAAACACTTAAATTCATTTATAAGAtattgatattataataatatcttatatcattaaattaatttgaagtTCTTCTTGAACTTTACTCGTCCCGAGTAACTTTTATCGTTGCCATTTAAAGATTTCTCGTCTTTACATTAATTTGCAGCATAGCTAATGAAATGTATATAGAGAGACATCGCAAACAATCACAAGCATAGTCGAACTTGATGCTTGTAAATCAAACATAAAATCGATCGTCATTGGTTACATATGATTTTTTAgagataatatatacatatattcgcaTCGAGACATTACACGTAGGCCATTGTTCGGCCGACTTTCGTTTCAACGAAAGAGTGgaaacaaaagaaggaaaaattcttgcacacacatatatacagtGGCGTGCAAAAGCTTCCGGCCAGATAGATCTTTCACTTTATATTTCAAAAGcggtattttaaaaaattttaagtaatattatacaattatataacAGTGTTtgtgtattatttaaaatattatttaacatatatattacaatattatttcaaattcaTCTAGACATCACCTTTCGAATATAATgttagaaattttctttttccggCTGAAATCTTTTGCACACCAATGTATTTACATACACAACCATACATGCATGCACGCACTCATGCACTCACGCGCGCGACCGGTCATCGGATAAGGATTTCGCGCTTTTTAATAGATGCACTCACACACAAGACattaagagagaaagagactcATATATAGGTAcaattattaaagaaaaaaaataatgctattatcacgagtaaaagaaaaaaaaagagaagaaaactaCACGTCGAATACACCCTGTCGATGAACGGTTGACTTTGCGAAACTACAATATTTGTTGTGTAAAGTAAATGTAATCGATTGGTTAAATGGAAGCTTTTTCACAAATAAAAAGATGATCAGTTGAACATTTACAAAGTGTCCTTCTTCAAGCGTTTCATGTTTTTTAAAACTATAAACAAAACagatataaagaaaaaaaaagaagaaaatacaagAAGGCCCGAAAAATACACACGAAATATTCTTGAGAAGATTCTTGCTTCTCAAAATCGATCCATACTGTTgtttagtatataattttagaGTAACTTATAGCAATGTACATTCGATCTAATTAATAGTGTTTGTTATGTACTAATTAGCAGAGTAATAGGATAAGTACTATTTCCATTGAATAAATCTTTATTTTTCGTAGAGCGTACGTTAGAGCGTACTGCGAATGTTAATAACGAAAATATCGCAGATGTTTCGATTATCCATAAATTCTGTATAAACTGATACGACTGCTTGTTTCAGAGCATAAATGTTTGGATAAGTAGAATTGTAACGATTACACAAAGTTTAAGCTTCtgatttttctattcttttttttcatttttgtctCTCCCCATTCGGCAGTggcatattttttttcttcctaaAAAAATTTCGTGTTTATACCTAATAAATTTCATGTATTTATTACTATCTTGTGAAACTATTAGAAATTATTTGCTTATAAACCAGAGATTTTTTATACAAACGATTTAATTATAGTAACGTATCGAAAGACACTAGAAATTTTGgggagaaaaatgaaataagtATTGTACTAACATAAACAATTCGACAAACAACTGGTGCCGTTTATTATAACATTgttcatttttacaaaaaaaatttgttaaacgggaggtaaatttatataatctttttatacaatttaaaaaacGGTAGCTttcgattaaattaattattggcTCTGATTCTATTTAAGGTTTTATGTATAAACTAATTATATCTTACGTTTCACAGGGAAGACTAGCTGAAGAAGATTTTTTGATTATTACCATAGATAGCACGAATtctattatgaaataattaatacgaAATGTATTTGTCCTCCATTCATATTTACATTACAAGTTTTTACATACTATATACACGTATACGTAGGTACACGTACATAACTATATGCTTTTTGTCGGACAGAAAACTTGCATATAATAAAAAGTGTTCGTCATATATTTCATGAAGTGCAAAGTGTATCAAAGAATTTCCGATTACCCTTTAACAATAGCGAGTCTCTTTTAATAAGGTATTTAGATGATTTGTTTACTAATGATTGCCGACgataacgataataattaaCTCTGTAAAAGGGACGTTAGGTCCCTCGCTTcggataaataaatttacaatattgaatttattgtattattgttatattgcaataaatatatgtatacaagacggtttacaaaatttacaaaatgttatttataaCTAGCTCGTTTTTTTCATCGGGTgtcatattttaataaaatgttcgTTTATGCGAATCTAAAGTAATATTGTAaggattaaattcaatttttcataaaacttTAATTCAATATGCTACGTTTCTCGACATTTCCAAAGTTGAAAAATTTCTGACTGAACTATTGCATGTGCAATAATCTTGACAAATATTGCAGCTAACTTGAACTTCtttgtgaaatttaattttcaagatTGTGATAATGATTTGCAAAAGACTAAGTGTCTGTGTATATTGAACTCTAATGTATGTGTACAattgatttataataatttattttcacattTCATGTTCAGTTttgtttgaaataatttctacatTTATAGTTAAAGAATGTTCATGGATTATCAATGAGACCTTATTAATTCGTTGCTTCTTCACAAGCATGTCATTAAAAAGATGATAAAGTGTTATACGATTTACTATAGatacaaaatttattgtaaTAATCTTATATAAATGAAATGATATAACTTTCTTTTTACCATATCAACATATAATAAAACCTTGTTTGTAGAAATTtgtgaaaatatacatatataatataaaattgctttAAGTTTTCAAACATTGTTAACACAGTTATATATTTCACAGTTAAGTATATGAATATCAAAATGTgcattaacaaatttttgttagatatttattagtattattatcaatattctAATAAAGGAGGTAATTATATGTTAGT encodes the following:
- the LOC117154306 gene encoding cholesterol transporter ABCA5 isoform X4; translated protein: MLALRVVIPLFMVLSLSQFVTYLLILIVGEKEKKIKEGMKIMGLKDSIFWLSWFIIYSVFVLLLSAVAVILLFTLQMFQHTHFLPIFLLVVLYSFSIIMFAFMITPFFDTSRTAGVLGNFAVTIMSLMYFIQVFVNDSSSVPFWLVSLLSPTGVALAMDKALVLDLQGEGVNFDNLWSGPGIPFGGSLIMMTLDIILYACLAYYFDCVIPSEYGTKRTPWFCFTPEFWCQRKAPRSYLQVPSSNGESNSFIPGEETNRDVEPVVREMKGREAIRIVDLYKSYQKCRKPEIKAVNGINLTIYEGQITAILGHNGAGKTSLFNILTGLTAPTAGTALIFGYDVRDSNDMQMIRSMTGVCPQHDILFDLLTPREHLEFFAAVRGIPKSMIEHEVKKTLKDIDLTEKANTFAKYLSGGQKRKLSVGIAIIGDPKIIILDEPTAGVDPYSRRQMWSFLQSRRHGKVILLTTHFMDEADILADRKAVISKGKLRCCGSSLFLKNKFGIGYHLTLVLEGNAREHAITRLVTCHVSKAEKARRHGRELSFILPHNSVENFAPLFSAIEHEIKTRSSRLGISSYGVSMTTLEEVFLHLEKDEGPEYTMDNLSKKMVRNRALSRSLSLQSKSTSYQSLQNEGVTVQNDGQAKEAGDLPDGVHSDRNPPVLGLGLDPIKVRPNFLQTLYAMLRLRILRLIRNIQLLYFTIFAPLLLVVVGLHLNSIETVEIKMQSLTLNTDTYGNETKLLYANNTDHDITNLIDGINQDVKYIEEYYGNFANLLKIAPHMSAFNINEYSLSRINLTVAYNDTMQHSLPILINLLSNTYYRLLSNENNLKPIEVKTHPFQQTSQPQGFNIGTASTALFIGMNFVLLPITLVVDVVYDREIKAKNQLRVNGLSFSMYFLTYFIVLVGLMFFICLCILGIIFLFDVPSLQEVPALITLAGLFMLYCPSSILFSTCLSYIFDKMDSAQSILPNIATFIGLIPFILVTILDMLGLSGTAAFVLHVIFSLLNTLYVPYAAVYYVERVHLMCSINAACHHLTMSDYLTTEIILMAFGVLLHCPVWFFVLLLLDIKKSGGNVSDVLKYFLRNGGSIGEEIMENSDIGEHEDADVKAEKQKVFNLITSSAVQEPPVVLVQNLRKEYRQQDTGSCSCCSKQDEEASQIQRKVAVRNLSLAVEPGEVFGLLGHNGAGKTTTMKIIIAEEAATRGRVQIGGHNINSSMTEAFKQMGYCPQHDAQWKNITVREHLESYAAIRGVPWSDIGRIVDLYLTGLQIHEHADKQAHECSGGTRRKLSFAMAMIGGPKVVLMDEPSAGMDPRSKRFLWDTILASFQGGRGAILTTHSMEEADALCSRVGIMVKGELRCIGSTQHLKNLYGAGYTLEMKLLGGDCTPTTPSGDRITILKEFVSSLFPDATLEESFADRLVFAVPQHAVTSLAECFTQLEKAKLELDIEEYSFSQTTLEQVFLKFSHYDESNSGE